One segment of Mycolicibacterium baixiangningiae DNA contains the following:
- a CDS encoding sugar ABC transporter ATP-binding protein yields the protein MTTSPHLRITGLSQSFGSHRALRDVSLDLDRGQVLGLIGENGAGKSTLLNIVSGVLAPDAGTVELAGEPIRPRSYQEANRLGIFRVFQDTSLVADLTIAENLFFGWEALFRNRFGLIDHQRRRREAAEALEQVGLTDIDVRRPVSTLAVGARQGLDIARATTLARKLEIEAPVVLFDEPTTALDQSHEENFLRLLKRLEGWASVVFVSHRLQEILRSTHRIVVLKDGQVSGGLPTVDADEDTLHRLMVGRVRTANYYRQPAQPNPNQVARLRAHGISVLPLVAGVSLEVAGGEILGLAGAEGSGKRVIGEAVAGAVARDGGTVEVDGEAITPSSVSAAVDRGLVFVPADRKDKGLILSASISDNLQLPILDRRYRTRLGLWDRAAARRDAQRVIDQLGVVTRTIDTPVSALSGGNQQKVLIAKWLGPDPKVVVLDNPTQGVDTGAREGIYELIRGIAASGAAILLISDDLSELIGLSDRIGVVVDGAVTEYVDAPGDAKPDEHSIVAKMIATPTPALTAS from the coding sequence ATGACCACCAGTCCGCATCTACGTATCACGGGGCTCTCCCAAAGTTTCGGTTCCCACCGGGCGCTGCGCGACGTCAGCCTCGACCTCGACCGCGGCCAGGTCCTCGGCCTGATCGGCGAGAACGGCGCGGGCAAGAGCACATTGCTCAACATCGTCTCCGGGGTGTTGGCACCCGACGCCGGGACGGTCGAACTGGCAGGTGAGCCCATCCGGCCGCGCAGCTACCAGGAAGCCAACCGACTGGGCATCTTCCGGGTGTTCCAGGACACCTCGCTGGTCGCTGACCTGACGATCGCCGAGAATCTGTTCTTCGGATGGGAAGCGCTGTTCCGCAACAGGTTCGGACTCATCGATCACCAACGCCGCCGCCGCGAGGCGGCCGAGGCGCTGGAGCAGGTCGGGCTCACCGACATCGACGTCCGGCGTCCGGTGAGCACTCTCGCTGTCGGCGCGCGTCAGGGTCTGGACATCGCGCGTGCCACGACACTGGCCCGCAAGCTCGAGATCGAAGCACCGGTCGTGCTTTTCGACGAACCCACCACCGCCCTCGACCAGTCACACGAGGAGAACTTCCTGCGCCTACTGAAGCGGCTCGAGGGCTGGGCGTCGGTGGTGTTCGTCTCCCACCGACTCCAGGAGATCCTCCGTTCGACGCACCGCATCGTGGTGCTCAAGGACGGGCAGGTGTCCGGCGGGCTGCCGACCGTCGACGCCGACGAGGACACGCTGCACCGCCTCATGGTCGGCCGGGTCCGCACCGCGAACTACTATCGCCAACCGGCACAACCGAATCCGAACCAGGTGGCCCGCCTGCGCGCCCACGGTATCAGTGTGCTGCCGCTCGTCGCCGGGGTCTCCCTCGAGGTGGCGGGGGGTGAGATCCTCGGCCTTGCCGGCGCCGAGGGGTCGGGCAAGCGGGTGATCGGCGAGGCCGTCGCGGGTGCGGTCGCCCGCGACGGCGGCACCGTCGAGGTCGACGGCGAGGCGATCACGCCGTCGTCGGTGAGCGCCGCCGTGGACCGCGGACTGGTATTCGTGCCCGCCGACCGAAAAGACAAGGGGCTCATCCTCTCCGCGTCGATCTCCGACAATCTGCAGTTGCCGATCCTCGACCGTCGCTACCGCACCCGCCTCGGACTGTGGGACCGGGCGGCGGCCCGCCGCGACGCCCAGCGGGTGATCGACCAGCTCGGGGTGGTCACCCGCACCATCGACACACCGGTATCGGCGCTGTCGGGCGGCAATCAGCAGAAGGTGCTGATCGCCAAATGGCTCGGCCCTGACCCCAAAGTGGTAGTGCTCGACAACCCCACCCAGGGCGTCGACACCGGTGCGCGCGAGGGAATCTACGAACTCATCCGCGGCATCGCCGCATCCGGCGCCGCCATCCTGCTGATCAGCGATGACCTGTCCGAACTGATCGGACTGTCCGACCGCATCGGCGTCGTCGTCGACGGCGCGGTGACCGAGTACGTCGACGCACCGGGCGACGCCAAACCCGACGAACACTCCATCGTGGCCAAGATGATCGCCACCCCCACCCCCGCCCTCACCGCATCCTAG
- the arsC gene encoding arsenate reductase (glutaredoxin) (This arsenate reductase requires both glutathione and glutaredoxin to convert arsenate to arsenite, after which the efflux transporter formed by ArsA and ArsB can extrude the arsenite from the cell, providing resistance.) has translation MARIYHNPRCSTSRKTLDLLRDNGIEPQVVQYLKTPPSRAELAEMISAAGIEVRAAVRKRESLYAELNLADATDDELLDALAEHPILIERPFVVTEKGTRLARPIDAVREIL, from the coding sequence GTGGCCCGTATTTACCACAACCCGCGCTGCTCGACGTCGCGCAAGACTCTGGACCTGTTGCGCGACAACGGCATCGAGCCGCAGGTCGTGCAGTACCTCAAGACACCGCCGTCGCGCGCCGAACTCGCCGAGATGATCTCCGCCGCCGGTATAGAGGTGCGCGCCGCGGTCCGTAAACGCGAATCGCTCTACGCCGAGCTGAATCTGGCCGACGCCACCGACGACGAACTTCTCGATGCCCTCGCCGAGCACCCCATCCTCATCGAGCGCCCGTTCGTGGTGACCGAGAAGGGCACCCGGTTGGCGCGGCCGATCGACGCGGTGCGCGAGATCCTGTGA
- a CDS encoding ribose-phosphate diphosphokinase, translating to MGTEWTDNRKNLMLFSGRAHPELAEQVAKELDSPVTAQTARDFANGEIFVRFDESVRGCDAFVLQSHPAPLNQHLMEQLLMIDALKRGSAKRITAILPFYPYARQDKKHRGREPISARLVADLLKTAGANRILTVDLHTDQIQGFFDGPVDHMRAQKLLTGYIAENYTGHDMVVVSPDSGRVRVAEKWADALGGVPLAFIHKTRDPLVPNQVVSNRVVGDVKGKTCVLTDDMIDTGGTIAGAVKLLKQDGAGDVIIAATHGVLSDPARERLAESGAREVIVTNTLPIGEDKQFPQLTVLSIAPLLANTIRAVFDNGSVTSLFDGSA from the coding sequence GTGGGCACCGAGTGGACCGATAACCGCAAGAATCTGATGCTCTTCTCGGGCCGCGCACACCCGGAACTGGCGGAGCAGGTCGCCAAGGAGCTCGACAGCCCGGTGACCGCGCAGACCGCGCGTGACTTCGCCAACGGCGAGATCTTCGTGCGCTTCGACGAATCCGTTCGTGGCTGCGACGCGTTCGTCCTGCAATCCCATCCGGCGCCGCTGAACCAGCACCTGATGGAACAGCTGTTGATGATCGACGCGCTCAAGCGCGGCAGCGCGAAGCGGATCACCGCGATCCTGCCGTTCTATCCGTATGCCCGGCAGGACAAGAAGCACCGCGGCCGCGAGCCGATCTCGGCCCGCCTGGTCGCCGACCTCCTCAAGACCGCGGGCGCAAACCGGATCCTCACCGTCGATCTGCACACCGATCAGATCCAGGGCTTCTTCGACGGCCCGGTGGACCACATGCGGGCGCAGAAGCTGCTGACCGGCTACATCGCCGAGAACTACACCGGCCACGACATGGTCGTCGTCTCCCCCGACTCCGGCCGCGTCCGCGTCGCCGAGAAGTGGGCCGACGCGCTGGGCGGCGTCCCGCTGGCGTTCATTCACAAGACCCGCGATCCGTTGGTGCCCAACCAGGTGGTGTCCAACCGCGTGGTCGGTGACGTCAAGGGCAAGACCTGCGTGCTGACCGACGACATGATCGACACCGGTGGCACCATCGCCGGTGCGGTCAAGCTGCTCAAGCAGGACGGCGCCGGTGATGTGATCATCGCCGCGACGCACGGCGTGCTCTCGGATCCGGCGCGCGAGCGGCTCGCGGAGTCCGGGGCCCGCGAGGTGATCGTCACCAACACGCTGCCCATCGGCGAGGACAAGCAGTTCCCGCAGTTGACCGTGCTGTCGATCGCCCCACTGCTGGCCAACACCATCCGCGCGGTCTTCGACAACGGTTCGGTGACAAGTCTTTTCGACGGGTCGGCGTAA
- the glmU gene encoding bifunctional UDP-N-acetylglucosamine diphosphorylase/glucosamine-1-phosphate N-acetyltransferase GlmU: protein MTGTPDTAVLVLAAGAGTRMRSDIPKVLHTLGGRSMLAHTLHAVAKVAPEHLVVVLGHDRERIAPAVDALAAELGRPIEIAIQDEQLGTGHAAECGLGALPEDFSGVVVVTTGDTPLLDADTVAELLATHGSAAATVLTTTVDDPTGYGRILRTQDDEVTGIVEQADASPSQQAIREVNAGVYAFDTTALRSALRRLRSDNAQHELYLTDAIAILRQDGLSVRATHVDDSALVAGVNDRVQLAALGAELNRRLVTAHQRSGVTVIDPNSTWIDVDVTIGRDTVLRPGTQLLGRTSIGGRCDVGPDTTLTDVTVGDGASVVRTHGSASVIGDGATVGPFSYLRPGTVLGDGGKLGAFVETKNATLGAGTKVPHLTYVGDADIGEHSNIGASSVFVNYDGENKSRTTIGSHVRTGSDTMFVAPVTVGDGAYTGAGTVVRDDVPPGALAVSAGQQRNIEGWVARKRPGSAAAAAAAAAEKALGHREDSQGS, encoded by the coding sequence ATGACCGGAACCCCCGACACCGCTGTTCTCGTGCTGGCCGCAGGCGCAGGCACGCGGATGCGTTCGGACATCCCCAAGGTGCTGCACACCCTCGGTGGCCGCAGCATGCTGGCGCACACCCTGCACGCCGTGGCGAAGGTCGCACCTGAGCACCTGGTCGTCGTGCTCGGCCACGACCGTGAGCGCATCGCCCCCGCCGTCGACGCGCTGGCCGCCGAGCTCGGCCGGCCCATCGAGATCGCCATCCAGGACGAGCAGCTCGGCACCGGCCACGCCGCCGAATGCGGGCTCGGCGCGCTACCCGAAGACTTCTCCGGCGTCGTCGTGGTCACCACGGGCGACACCCCGCTCCTCGACGCCGACACCGTGGCCGAGCTGCTGGCCACCCACGGGTCGGCCGCGGCGACGGTGCTGACCACCACCGTCGACGATCCGACCGGCTACGGGCGCATCCTGCGCACCCAGGACGACGAGGTCACCGGCATCGTCGAACAGGCCGACGCCAGCCCGTCGCAGCAGGCCATCCGCGAGGTCAACGCCGGCGTGTACGCATTCGACACCACCGCGCTGCGTTCGGCGCTGCGCCGTCTGCGTTCGGACAACGCCCAACACGAGCTGTACCTCACCGACGCCATCGCGATCCTCCGCCAGGACGGGCTGAGCGTGCGGGCCACGCACGTCGACGACAGCGCCCTGGTCGCAGGCGTCAACGACCGCGTCCAGCTCGCGGCGCTCGGCGCGGAGCTCAACCGGCGCCTCGTCACCGCCCACCAGCGGTCCGGCGTCACGGTCATCGACCCGAACTCCACCTGGATCGACGTCGACGTGACCATCGGCCGCGACACCGTCCTCCGGCCCGGCACCCAACTGCTGGGCCGCACCAGCATCGGCGGCCGCTGCGACGTCGGACCGGACACCACGCTGACCGACGTCACCGTCGGCGACGGCGCCTCGGTGGTGCGCACCCACGGTTCGGCGTCCGTCATCGGCGACGGCGCCACCGTCGGCCCGTTCAGCTACCTCCGGCCCGGCACCGTCCTCGGCGACGGCGGCAAGCTCGGCGCGTTCGTCGAGACCAAGAACGCGACGCTGGGCGCGGGCACCAAGGTGCCGCACCTGACCTACGTCGGGGACGCCGACATCGGTGAGCACAGCAATATCGGCGCGTCGAGCGTGTTCGTGAATTACGACGGGGAGAACAAGAGCCGCACCACGATCGGCTCGCACGTGCGCACCGGGTCGGACACGATGTTCGTCGCGCCCGTGACCGTCGGCGACGGCGCCTACACCGGCGCGGGCACGGTGGTCCGCGACGACGTCCCGCCGGGCGCGCTGGCCGTGTCGGCCGGACAGCAGCGCAACATCGAGGGCTGGGTGGCGCGCAAACGCCCCGGCTCGGCGGCAGCCGCCGCAGCGGCCGCAGCGGAGAAGGCGCTCGGGCACCGCGAGGACTCCCAGGGGTCGTGA
- a CDS encoding LpqN/LpqT family lipoprotein, which translates to MTGRRAAAAVALLVLATSACGAETPDYQSVWSTSSSAPPTSSAPTEAPVPIAQYLEGVGVTGRTVAPEKLPDLTVSIPTPPGWQPYPGTQFEPGTRVIAKGDTYPIAMLVAIELTGQFDPAEAVTHGDDDARLSENFTELNASQDNWRGLPSAMVEGTYDLNGQRMQSYNRIVIATGAPPANQRYLVQLTVTSFANEAEKYGKDIEAILSGFTVAPRK; encoded by the coding sequence GTGACAGGTCGCCGCGCCGCGGCGGCCGTCGCGCTGCTGGTTCTCGCCACGAGTGCGTGCGGCGCGGAAACCCCTGACTACCAATCGGTCTGGAGCACGTCGAGTAGCGCTCCCCCGACGTCGTCGGCGCCCACCGAGGCCCCGGTGCCGATCGCCCAGTACCTCGAGGGAGTCGGCGTCACCGGCCGTACCGTCGCCCCGGAGAAGCTGCCCGATCTCACCGTGAGCATCCCGACCCCACCGGGCTGGCAGCCGTATCCCGGTACGCAGTTCGAACCGGGCACCCGGGTGATCGCCAAGGGCGACACCTACCCGATCGCGATGCTGGTGGCGATCGAGCTGACCGGTCAGTTCGACCCCGCCGAGGCGGTCACACACGGCGACGACGACGCCCGGCTCTCGGAGAACTTCACAGAACTCAACGCCTCACAGGACAACTGGCGCGGGCTGCCGTCGGCGATGGTCGAGGGCACCTACGACCTCAACGGCCAGCGGATGCAGAGCTACAACCGCATCGTCATCGCGACCGGGGCGCCGCCGGCCAACCAGCGCTACCTCGTCCAGCTGACCGTGACGAGCTTCGCCAACGAAGCGGAGAAGTACGGCAAGGACATCGAGGCGATCCTCTCCGGTTTCACCGTCGCACCGAGGAAGTGA
- a CDS encoding LLM class flavin-dependent oxidoreductase — MTKSPEPLHFSAFVMNTTSHILQGLWRTPDARQTDFNDLEHWVSLAKVLERGRFDFIFFADVVGLYGDYGGSYEKYVQSGLQIPSNDPSVIASAIAYNTTDLGIAITSSVIQEHPFNFARKMSTLDHASHGRIAWNIVTNALANGARNFGFDELEEHDERYRWADEYVDVAYKLWEGSWDDGALLADRERGLHGDFAKIHKIHHVGERYRVEGPHLVAPSPQRTPVLFQAGSSEAGREFAARNAEAQFIITPGPRQARALIDDTRRRVVRHGRGAHDLKFFQGLHFVIGSTEAEARRKEAELDEAIDLDGMVAHLSGAVGVDFGGHPLDTPLGDIAHTDGTRSIVTWVQESVSGREATVRDLGLLQGRNSRVVGTPESIADQLAQWRDAGVDGINVVNATIPGSYVDFVDHVIPVLQDRGLAQREYSPGTTRAKLFGSDLLPGTHPAARYRGAFSQVAV, encoded by the coding sequence ATGACGAAGTCTCCTGAACCGCTGCACTTCTCGGCGTTCGTGATGAACACGACGTCGCACATCCTGCAGGGCCTGTGGCGGACGCCCGACGCCCGGCAGACTGATTTCAACGACCTCGAACACTGGGTGTCGCTGGCCAAGGTACTCGAACGGGGCCGGTTCGACTTCATCTTCTTCGCCGACGTCGTCGGGCTCTACGGCGACTACGGCGGGTCTTACGAGAAGTATGTGCAGAGCGGGCTGCAGATCCCGAGCAACGACCCGAGCGTCATCGCGTCGGCGATCGCTTACAACACCACCGATCTGGGCATCGCGATCACCAGTTCGGTGATCCAGGAGCACCCGTTCAACTTCGCCCGCAAGATGTCCACCCTCGACCACGCCTCCCATGGCCGGATCGCCTGGAACATCGTGACCAACGCCCTGGCCAACGGCGCACGCAACTTCGGGTTCGACGAACTCGAGGAGCATGACGAGCGGTACCGCTGGGCCGACGAGTACGTCGACGTCGCCTACAAGTTGTGGGAGGGGTCGTGGGACGACGGCGCCCTGCTGGCCGACCGCGAGCGGGGCCTGCACGGCGATTTCGCGAAGATCCACAAGATCCACCACGTCGGCGAGCGCTACCGGGTGGAGGGGCCGCATCTGGTCGCCCCGTCGCCGCAGCGCACGCCGGTGCTGTTCCAGGCCGGCTCGTCCGAGGCCGGGCGGGAGTTCGCAGCCCGCAACGCCGAAGCGCAGTTCATCATCACCCCCGGCCCGCGCCAGGCCCGTGCGCTCATCGACGACACCCGCCGCCGGGTGGTGCGGCACGGCCGCGGCGCACACGATCTGAAGTTCTTCCAGGGCCTGCACTTCGTCATCGGCAGCACGGAGGCCGAAGCCCGCCGCAAGGAGGCCGAACTCGACGAGGCCATCGACCTCGACGGGATGGTCGCGCACCTGTCGGGCGCGGTCGGCGTCGACTTCGGCGGCCATCCGCTCGACACCCCTCTGGGCGACATCGCCCACACCGACGGCACCCGCAGCATCGTGACGTGGGTGCAGGAGTCGGTGTCGGGCCGGGAGGCGACAGTCCGCGACCTCGGGCTGCTGCAGGGCCGAAACTCGCGGGTGGTGGGCACCCCGGAGAGCATCGCCGATCAGCTCGCGCAGTGGCGTGACGCCGGCGTGGACGGAATCAACGTCGTCAACGCCACCATCCCGGGCAGCTACGTCGACTTCGTCGACCACGTCATCCCGGTGCTGCAGGACCGCGGCCTGGCCCAGCGCGAGTACTCGCCGGGGACGACGCGGGCCAAGCTGTTCGGCTCCGACCTGCTGCCCGGCACGCATCCCGCCGCGCGCTACCGGGGCGCGTTCAGCCAGGTGGCCGTCTGA
- the pth gene encoding aminoacyl-tRNA hydrolase, with translation MAEPLLVVGLGNPGPNYAKTRHNVGFMVADLLAGRIGSGFKAHRKSGADIVTGRLAGRAIVVAKPRTYMNESGRNVGPLAKFYSVAPADIIVIHDELDIDFGRIRLKFGGGVAGHNGLKSVAAALGTKDFQRVRVGVGRPPGRKDAATYVLEPFTAPERAEVPTICEQAADATELLIAQGLEPAQNLVHAWA, from the coding sequence ATGGCCGAGCCGTTGCTGGTGGTGGGCCTGGGAAATCCCGGGCCCAACTACGCCAAGACCCGCCACAACGTCGGCTTCATGGTTGCGGATCTGCTGGCCGGGCGGATCGGTTCAGGATTCAAGGCGCACCGGAAGTCCGGCGCCGACATCGTGACCGGCCGCCTGGCGGGCAGGGCCATCGTGGTCGCCAAACCGCGGACGTACATGAACGAATCGGGCCGCAATGTCGGCCCGCTCGCGAAGTTCTACTCCGTGGCACCCGCCGACATCATCGTGATCCACGACGAACTCGACATCGACTTCGGCCGCATCCGGCTCAAGTTCGGCGGCGGTGTCGCGGGTCACAACGGCCTGAAATCGGTGGCGGCGGCGTTGGGCACCAAGGATTTTCAGCGTGTCCGGGTGGGCGTCGGCCGGCCGCCCGGCCGTAAGGACGCGGCGACGTACGTGCTCGAACCGTTCACCGCCCCCGAACGGGCGGAGGTGCCGACGATCTGCGAGCAGGCCGCGGACGCCACCGAGCTGCTGATCGCCCAGGGGTTGGAGCCGGCCCAGAATCTCGTGCACGCCTGGGCCTGA
- a CDS encoding 50S ribosomal protein L25/general stress protein Ctc: MAKTKAHTPNNLAVQVRTETGKGASRRARREGKVPAVLYGHGTDPQHLELPARELAAVLRNFGTNAVLTLDIEGTEALALPKQLVIHPIRRNIQHVDLIVVRRGEKVTVEVNVLVEGDAEPGALVTQEANTVEIESDAMSIPESLTISVEGVAAGTQVTAAQVELPDGVTLVSDPELLVVNVVAAPTEEELESEGGGASLEEQAVEVAEAEAAEAAEESAE, encoded by the coding sequence ATGGCCAAGACCAAGGCCCACACCCCGAACAACCTGGCCGTCCAGGTCCGCACCGAGACCGGCAAGGGCGCATCGCGTCGCGCTCGCCGCGAGGGCAAGGTGCCCGCGGTCCTGTACGGCCACGGCACCGACCCGCAGCACCTCGAGCTCCCCGCGCGTGAGCTGGCCGCGGTGCTCCGTAACTTCGGCACCAACGCGGTCCTGACGCTCGACATCGAGGGCACCGAGGCGCTCGCGCTGCCCAAGCAGCTCGTGATCCACCCGATCCGCCGCAACATCCAGCACGTCGACCTCATCGTGGTGCGCCGCGGCGAGAAGGTCACCGTCGAGGTCAACGTCCTCGTCGAGGGCGACGCCGAGCCGGGCGCGCTGGTGACGCAGGAGGCCAACACCGTCGAGATCGAGTCCGACGCGATGTCGATCCCCGAGTCGCTCACCATCTCGGTCGAGGGCGTCGCGGCAGGCACCCAGGTGACCGCCGCGCAGGTCGAGCTGCCCGACGGCGTCACGCTCGTCTCGGATCCCGAGCTCCTGGTGGTCAACGTCGTCGCGGCACCGACCGAGGAAGAACTCGAATCCGAGGGCGGCGGCGCCTCGCTGGAGGAGCAGGCCGTCGAGGTCGCCGAGGCCGAAGCTGCCGAGGCCGCCGAGGAATCGGCCGAATAA
- a CDS encoding ABC transporter permease, with product MTAVDSRPQEQSRRPSTHRTNLAQQSWIMVKRNMIHTKRMPEMLSDVTAQPIMFVLLFAFVFGASITNTGGASYREFLLPGIQAQTIVFSAFVVAAGITADVEKGIIDRFRSLPISRSSVLIGRSIASVIHSSLGVVVMALTGLAIGWRIRGSVGEAALAFALLLLFGFGMIWFGILIGSLMRTVEAVNGVMFTALFPMTFLANTFVPTEPMPHWLRVIAEWNPVSSLAQAMRELWGNGGPAAPDAQLPLHHPVLATVLWSLALTAVFAPFALRAYAKRTGG from the coding sequence ATGACCGCCGTCGACTCGCGGCCCCAGGAGCAGTCCCGCCGCCCGTCGACCCATCGCACCAATCTCGCGCAGCAGTCCTGGATCATGGTCAAACGCAACATGATCCACACCAAACGGATGCCGGAGATGCTCAGCGACGTCACCGCGCAGCCGATCATGTTCGTGCTGCTGTTCGCATTCGTCTTCGGGGCGTCGATCACCAACACCGGCGGCGCCTCCTACCGGGAGTTCCTGCTGCCCGGCATCCAGGCCCAGACCATCGTGTTCTCCGCGTTCGTGGTGGCCGCAGGCATCACCGCCGATGTCGAGAAGGGGATCATCGACCGGTTCCGGTCGCTGCCGATCTCGCGGTCGTCGGTGCTGATCGGGCGCAGCATCGCCAGCGTGATCCACTCGTCGCTGGGTGTGGTCGTGATGGCGCTGACCGGCCTGGCGATCGGGTGGCGCATCCGCGGCAGCGTCGGTGAGGCAGCGCTGGCGTTCGCGCTGCTGCTGTTGTTCGGGTTCGGGATGATCTGGTTCGGCATCCTGATCGGCTCGCTGATGCGCACGGTCGAGGCGGTCAACGGCGTCATGTTCACCGCGCTGTTCCCGATGACGTTCCTGGCCAACACGTTCGTGCCGACCGAGCCGATGCCGCACTGGCTGCGGGTGATCGCCGAGTGGAATCCGGTGTCCTCACTGGCGCAGGCGATGCGGGAACTGTGGGGCAACGGCGGCCCGGCCGCGCCCGATGCGCAGTTGCCGCTGCACCATCCGGTGCTGGCGACGGTGCTGTGGTCGTTGGCGCTGACTGCCGTGTTCGCACCGTTCGCTTTGCGTGCCTACGCCAAGCGCACCGGCGGCTGA
- a CDS encoding ABC transporter permease, with protein MTATDVTDTTAPAPLPAPEPLADSLSAAHRKAVTARFVDILPIATLAALVLFFSVRSEAFLSAENLTLLSGQAGVLLLVALGATLVVLTGSIDLSVGAVVLLTSAVVGTVLAGGVTSAWLAILVALGVGVVTGGLNGLVFAYGRVPSFITTLGSLSVFSGIALLLINGKAVPFAAPNVERLSTGQLIPNVQNAALIALLALAVVWVLSKRTSFGLYVYAIGGNEEVVRLAGIKVARVKAATLVLSGVTAALAGLLLAGQLSAAGPSLGSTSLLDSVAAIAIGGTALSGGRGGVGRTLLGVLLLVVLSNGLNQLGVQSFTQTVIKGLVIIVAVVFTTASTRRLTVK; from the coding sequence ATGACCGCGACCGACGTCACCGACACCACCGCCCCCGCCCCGCTACCCGCTCCGGAACCGTTGGCGGACAGCCTCTCTGCGGCACACCGCAAGGCGGTGACGGCCCGCTTCGTCGACATCCTGCCGATCGCCACCCTTGCTGCGCTGGTGCTGTTCTTCAGCGTGCGCTCCGAGGCGTTCCTGTCGGCGGAGAACCTGACCCTGCTGTCCGGGCAGGCCGGTGTGCTGCTGCTCGTGGCACTCGGCGCCACCCTCGTGGTGCTCACCGGCAGCATCGACCTGTCCGTCGGCGCGGTGGTGCTGCTGACCTCCGCGGTGGTCGGCACCGTCCTGGCCGGCGGGGTCACCAGCGCCTGGCTGGCGATATTGGTGGCCCTCGGCGTCGGCGTGGTGACCGGCGGCCTCAACGGGCTGGTGTTCGCCTACGGGCGGGTGCCGTCGTTCATCACGACTCTCGGCTCGCTGTCGGTGTTCTCGGGCATCGCGCTGCTGCTGATCAACGGCAAGGCCGTCCCGTTCGCCGCGCCGAACGTCGAGCGGCTGTCCACCGGGCAGCTCATTCCCAACGTGCAGAACGCGGCGCTCATCGCGCTGCTGGCGCTGGCCGTGGTGTGGGTGCTGTCCAAGCGCACCAGCTTCGGGCTCTACGTCTACGCGATCGGGGGTAACGAGGAAGTCGTCCGGCTCGCGGGCATCAAGGTCGCCCGCGTCAAGGCCGCCACCCTGGTGCTCTCCGGTGTCACGGCCGCGTTGGCCGGCCTGCTGCTGGCAGGGCAGCTGAGCGCCGCGGGTCCCTCGCTCGGCTCGACGTCGCTACTCGACTCGGTCGCGGCCATCGCGATCGGCGGCACCGCACTGTCCGGCGGTCGCGGCGGGGTCGGCCGCACCCTGCTGGGTGTACTGCTGCTGGTGGTGTTGTCCAACGGGCTCAACCAGCTCGGTGTGCAGAGCTTCACGCAGACCGTCATCAAGGGTCTGGTCATCATCGTCGCCGTGGTGTTCACCACCGCGTCCACCCGCCGCCTCACGGTCAAGTAG
- a CDS encoding ATP-binding cassette domain-containing protein: MTPAIEAIDLVKRFGDQVAVDGVSFTVPAGTVLGLLGPNGAGKTTTVRMMTTLSVPTSGTARVAGFDVRREPDQVRRNMGLTGQVATVDELLTGRENIRMIGGLYGIRRKELARVGDELLERFSIGYAADRVVKSYSGGMRRRLDLAVSLLAAPPVLFLDEPTTGLDPRSRSELWEVLRGLVEGGTTLLLTTQYLEEADQLADNIVVIDKGRIIAQGSPLELKRQAGNASLVVTVADGDDLAAAQALLAKTGAEVFVDRGARRLTAAADGLTDMVRVAGWLRDSDIDVDDIGLSRPSLDDVFLSLTGHRTEDEEASA; this comes from the coding sequence ATGACACCGGCCATCGAAGCGATCGACCTGGTGAAGCGGTTCGGCGACCAGGTCGCGGTGGACGGGGTGAGTTTCACCGTCCCCGCCGGCACGGTGCTCGGGCTCCTCGGCCCCAACGGGGCGGGCAAGACCACCACCGTGCGGATGATGACGACGTTGAGCGTGCCGACGAGTGGCACCGCGCGGGTCGCCGGATTCGACGTGCGCCGCGAACCCGACCAGGTGCGCCGCAACATGGGGCTGACCGGTCAGGTGGCCACCGTCGACGAACTGCTCACCGGCCGCGAGAACATCCGCATGATCGGCGGGCTCTACGGCATCCGTCGCAAGGAACTGGCCCGGGTGGGCGACGAACTGCTCGAGCGGTTCTCGATCGGCTACGCCGCGGACCGGGTGGTGAAGTCCTACTCCGGGGGGATGCGGCGGCGCCTCGACCTCGCGGTCAGCCTGCTGGCCGCCCCGCCGGTGCTCTTCCTCGACGAGCCGACCACCGGGCTGGACCCGCGCAGCCGCAGTGAGCTGTGGGAGGTGCTGCGCGGCCTCGTCGAAGGCGGCACGACCCTGCTGCTGACCACGCAGTACCTGGAGGAGGCCGACCAGTTGGCGGACAACATCGTGGTGATCGACAAGGGCCGCATCATCGCTCAGGGGTCCCCGCTGGAACTGAAGCGTCAGGCCGGCAACGCCAGCCTGGTGGTGACGGTCGCCGACGGTGACGACCTCGCGGCGGCCCAGGCACTGCTGGCCAAGACGGGCGCGGAGGTGTTCGTCGACCGGGGCGCCCGCCGGCTGACCGCCGCCGCCGACGGGCTGACCGATATGGTCCGCGTCGCCGGCTGGCTGCGGGACAGCGATATCGACGTCGACGACATCGGCCTGTCGCGGCCCAGCCTCGACGACGTGTTCCTCTCACTGACCGGCCATCGCACCGAGGACGAGGAGGCCAGCGCATGA